The proteins below are encoded in one region of Triticum aestivum cultivar Chinese Spring chromosome 1B, IWGSC CS RefSeq v2.1, whole genome shotgun sequence:
- the LOC123091703 gene encoding serine carboxypeptidase-like 34, whose translation MEVSTLPCLLLVSVALALCCAAAAAARPESATANLDAATMAAQELDRVASLPGAPSYSYAFNHYSGYVTTDEQLGKALFYWFFEAMEKPDEKPLVLWLNGENFVGERWFGQAQELGPFLVKKDVPELELNPCQPAFPGLSSGCWIFIHEHIFRNRSTGRQFHRWFQRFPQHKMKEFYIAGESYAGHYIPQLANIIVDENKKASRGNYINFKGILIGNAYMDGDTDLQGIVDSSWHHAIISDTLYATYLRSCNFSAEILSRECEVALGEFNVLHDLIDIYSLYAPNCERGYPDFNTSFSPQIGPTTSRFDLLRIPMGYDPCTQTYATEYLNREDVQRALHANTTGVPYPYSLCRDSINVLWHDSDKTVLPIVKKLAQEGLRIWIFSGDTDGRIPTTSTRYTLKKLGLPIKEDWSPWFSHKQVGGWSVVYDGLTFVTVRGAGHMVPTSRPEQALELLEHFLANRNLPSKPF comes from the exons ATGGAGGTCTCCACCTTACCCTGCTTGCTACTTGTGTCTGTTGCACTGGCACTCTGTTGTGCAGCTGCAGCAGCAGCACGGCCTGAAAGTGCAACAGCAAACCTTGATGCAGCCACGATGGCCGCGCAAGAGCTTGACCGCGTCGCGTCACTGCCGGGGGCGCCGAGCTACTCATATGCCTTCAATCACTACTCAGGGTATGTCACGACCGATGAGCAACTCGGCAAGGCACTGTTCTATTGGTTCTTCGAGGCTATGGAGAAGCCTGACGAGAAGCCACTGGTCCTATGGTTAAATGGAG AAAACTTTGTGGGTGAAAGAT GGTTTGGTCAGGCGCAGGAGCTCGGGCCATTTCTTGTGAAGAAAGATGTGCCTGAGCTTGAGCTCAATCC CTGCCAACCTGCTTTTCCTGGACTCTCCAGCGGGTGTTGGATTTTCATACACGAACACATCTTTCGAAATAGATCCACCGGGAGACAATTCCACAG GTGGTTTCAGAGGTTCCCCCAGCACAAAATGAAAGAGTTCTACATAGCTGGAGAGAGCTATGCAG GACATTACATTCCCCAACTAGCCAATATCATCGTGGACGAGAACAAGAAAGCCTCCAGAGGAAACTACATAAACTTCAAAGGCATCCTG ATCGGGAACGCGTACATGGATGGGGACACAGACTTGCAGGGGATCGTCGACTCGTCGTGGCACCACGCCATCATCTCGGACACGCTCTACGCGACCTACCTCAGGTCCTGCAACTTCAGCGCGGAGATCCTGTCTCGCGAGTGCGAGGTGGCCCTGGGCGAGTTCAACGTCCTCCACGACCTCATCGACATCTACAGCCTCTACGCCCCCAACTGCGAGCGCGGGTACCCGGACTTCAACACCTCCTTCTCGCCGCAGATCGGACCGACCACCAGCCGT TTTGATCTCCTCAGGATACCGATGGGCTACGACCCGTGCACGCAGACGTACGCCACGGAGTATCTGAACCGGGAGGACGTGCAGAGGGCTCTGCACGCCAACACCACGGGCGTGCCCTACCCCTACTCTCTCTGCCG TGACTCTATCAACGTTTTGTGGCACGATTCTGACAAGACGGTGCTTCcgatcgtcaagaagctcgcgcaGGAGGGGCTCCGCATATGGATTTTCAG CGGCGACACGGATGGAAGGATCCCTACGACGTCGACGAGGTACACGCTGAAGAAGCTCGGCCTGCCCATCAAAGAGGACTGGTCGCCATGGTTCAGTCACAAGCAG GTTGGTGGATGGAGTGTGGTGTACGATGGCCTGACATTTGTCACGGTGAGAGGCGCCGGGCACATGGTGCCAACCTCGCGGCCCGAGCAGGCGCTGGAGCTCTTGGAGCACTTCCTCGCCAACCGCAACCTCCCCTCAAAGCCCTTCTAG